ATGAGCTTCGAGCCGGTGGTCTTCGACACCTCCGACCAGACCGTCGGTGGCTTCGAGGCCGGTCGCTGCGACGTCCTGACCTCCGATACCTCCCAGCTCAATGCCCTGCGCATCAAGCTGGCCGACCCCGATGGCGCCAAGGTGCTGCCGGAGGTGATCTCCAAGGAGCCGCTGGGCCCGGTGGTCCGCCAGGGCGACGATCAGTGGTTCAACGCCGTCAAGTGGACCCTGTTCGCGATGCTCAATGCCGAGGAGATGGGCATCAGCAGCGAAAATGCCGACGAGCTGAAGGATTCCGACGCGCCGGGCATCGCCCGCTTCATGGGCAGCGAGGGTGATTTCGGCAAGGCCATGGGCTTGCCGGCCGACTGGGCCTATAACGTCGTCAGCCAGGTGGGCAACTACGCCGAGGTCTTCGACCGCAACGTCGGTGCCAATTCACCGCTCAACATCGAGCGTGGCATCAATGCCCTGTGGACCGATGGCGGCGTCCAGTACGCACCGCCGATCCGCTAAATCTCTCCACAGGCCCCGCCCCTCCTGGGGGCGGGGTCCGTCGTTGTGTCATCGCTAGTGGAGAGGATCTTCCATGACTACTCCTTCCTCGCCCCCTCCTCGCGGGGAGACGCCGCCGTTCTGGCGCGATCCCGCCAAGCGGGCGCTGCTTTTCCAGGCGTTGATGCTGGCCGCACTGTTCGCGGTGATCGGCTTCATCGTCGGCAACACCCTCGATAACCTGGATGCCCGGGGCATCACCACCGGTTTCGGCTTCCTCGACAACACCGCGGGCTTCGGCATCGTCCAGAGCCTGATCGACTACACGCCCCAGAGCACCTATGGGCGCACCTTCGTGGTCGGGCTGCTCAACACCCTGCTGGTCTCGGCGCTGGGCATCCTGCTGGCCACGGTGATCGGCTTCTTGATGGGCATCGCGCGGCTGTCGCCCAACTGGCTGATCGCCAGGCTGGCCGGTGCCTATGTCGAGATCTTCCGCAACATTCCGCTGCTGCTGCAGATCTTCTTCTGGTACTTCGCCGTGCTGCGCAGCCTGCCCTCGCCGCGCAATAGCATGAGCCTCGGTGAGGCCGTGTTCCTCAATATCCGCGGCCTCGTCGTGCCCGCCCCGGTGGGCGAATCGGGGCTGGTCTGGACCTTCGTGGCGCTGGCCGTAGCGGTCATCGCGGCCCTGGTGCTGGTGCGCTGGAATCGCCGTCGCCAGGAGGCGACCGGAGAGCGGCTGCCCGCCGGTTGGATCGCTGTCGGGCTGATCGTCGGTCTGCCGGCGCTCACCTTCGGCGCCAGTGGCATGCCGCTTGACTGGGACATTCCCACCCTCGGGGGCTTCAACTTCTCGGGGGGCATCACGGTGCTGCCGGAGTTGCTGGCGCTGTGGCTGGCCCTGTCGATCTACACCGGCGCCTTCATCGCCGAGATCGTGCGCTCGGGCATCCAGGCCGTTTCCCACGGCCAGACCGAGGCCGCACGGGCGCTGTCGCTCTCCGGCGGCATGACCCTGCGGCTGGTGGTGATCCCCCAGGCGATGCGGGTGATCATTCCGCCGCTGACCAGCCAGTACCTCAACCTGATCAAGAACTCGTCGCTGGCCACCGCCATCGGCTACCCGGACCTGGTGTCCGTGTTCGCCGGCACCACGCTCAACCAGACCGGCCAGGCCATCGAGGTGATCATGATGACCATGGCGGTCTACCTGACGCTGAGCCTTCTGGTGTCGATGTTCATGAACTGGTTCAACGCGCGCATGGCGCTGGTGGAGCGATAAGTGAACAAACTGACCTTAAACACGACCATGGTGGACGCCCGTCCGGCGCCCAAGCGCAGCATCGGCGCCATCGCCTGGCTGCGTGCCAACCTCTTCCAGGGGCCGATCAACAGCGTGCTCTCGCTGCTGGCGATCTGGGCGCTGATCACGGGCCTCACGCCGCTGATCCAGTGGGCGATCATCGACGCCGACTGGATCGGCACCAGCCGCGAGGCCTGTAGCTCAGGCGGTGCCTGCTGGGTATTCATCTCGGCCCGTTTCGAGCAGTTCATCTATGGCTTCTACCCCAGTGAACTGCGCTGGCGGGTCAACCTCACCTTCGTGCTGTTCGCGGTGCTGATCGCCTGGCTGGCGCTGCCCCGCCTGCCGGCCAAGAAGCTGGCGGCGGTGGTGACCCTGGTGGCCTTCCCGATCGTGGCCTTCTACCTGCTGCACGGTGGCTCGTTCGGGATGCCGGCGGTGCCGACCCATCGCTGGGGCGGCCTGATGCTGACCCTGGTGCTGGCGGTGGTGGGGATCGTCGCGGCGCTGCCGATCGGCGTGGTGCTGGCGCTGGGTCGCCAGTCGAAGATGCCGATCATCAAGAGCGTCTCGGTGGTGTTCATCGAGTTCTGGCGCGGCGTGCCGCTGATCACGGTGCTGTTCATGGCCTCGGTGATGCTGCCGCTGTTCGTGCCCACCGAGGTCGACATGGACAAGCTGGTGCGCGCCCTGATCGGCATCACCCTGTTCCAGAGCGCCTACATGGCCGAGGTGGTGCGCGGGGGCCTGCAGGCGATTCCCAAGGGCCAGGAAGAGGCGGCCGCGGCGCTGGGCATGGGCTACTGGAAGCGCATGGGCCTGATCGTGCTGCCCCAGGCGCTGAAGATGATGATCCCCGGCATCGTCAACACCTTCATCGCCCTGTTCAAGGATACCTCGCTGGTGCTGATCATCGGCCTGTTCGACCTGCTGGCGATCGTGCAGGCGGCGCTGGCCGACGCCGACTGGTTGGGCTATTCCATCGAGGGTTATGTCTTCGTGGCGCTGGTGTTCTGGGTCTTCTGCTTCGGCATGTCCCGCTACAGCCAGTACCTGGAACGCAAGCTGCACACCGGCCACTAGACGCGCACAGGCGCGGCTGGCGACCGTCCGCCCGGCGGGCGGTCGCCCACAAGAACAAGGATATTCAGCATGACGACACAAGCGGCCAAGAGCCATGACACCCCGATGGTCGAGATGCGCGGCCTGAACAAGTGGTACGGCGATTTTCACGTGCTGCGCGACATCAACCTGACCGTCCAGCGCGGCGAGCGCATCGTCATCTGCGGGCCTTCGGGCTCCGGCAAATCGACGATGATTCGCTGCATCAATCACCTCGAGGAGCACCAGCAGGGCGAGATCGTCGTCAATGGCATGGCCATGACCCAGGACGTCAAGCGCATCGAACAGATCCGCCACCACGTCGGGATGGTGTTCCAGCACTTCAACCTCTTTCCGCACCTGACGGTGCTCGAGAATTGCAGCCTGGCGCCGATCTGGGTGCAGAAGAAGCCGCGCCGCGAGGCCGAGGCCCTGGCCATGCAGTACCTCGAGCGGGTACGCATCGCCGAGCAGGCGCACAAGTACCCGGGCCAGCTCTCCGGCGGCCAGCAGCAGCGGGTCGCGATCGCCCGTTCGCTGTGCATGCACCCGGAGGTGATGCTGTTCGACGAGCCGACCTCGGCGCTGGACCCCGAGATGATCAAGGAAGTGCTCGACGTGATGGTGGAGCTCGCCGAAGAGGGTATGACCATGCTCTGCGTGACCCACGAGATGGGCTTCGCCAAGACCGTCGCCGATCGGGTGATCTTCATGGACCAGGGCCAGATCATCGAGGAGAACGCCCCGGAGCCCTTCTTCAATAATCCGCAGTCCGAGCGGACCCAGCTGTTCCTGAGCCAGATCCTCGGTCACTGAGGTCGGTCACTCCGGCGCAGCCAACCGCGCTTAACGAGACGCCCCCGCAGGCCAGCCTGCGGGGGCGTCTCGTTTGTGGCGCTCATGGTGGCGGCTATCAGCAGACGATGTGGCCTGCGTCAGAGCCGCGGCTCGCTCTGAGGGGCGTACTCGCCCGGCCAGGCGGTCGCGGCCAGGTCCAGCTGCGGTTCCCGGGGCCTTGGCCAGGGCGCCTGGGCCGCGGGCGCCGGTGCTTCAGTGGCAGGAACGACGGGGGCGGCGGCCGGCTCGTCCGGCGTGTACGCAGTATCGGTCACCGGGGTGACCCGGCGCGCCTCGCCCACCCAGCTGTCGGCCTCGTCGTGGACCGCCGGGCGCCGGCGGGTGGAGCGGGTGAAGGGCAACTCGCGGCGTTGGAGCATGGCCTGGACGTGATGAGGCGTCATCAGCAGTTCAAACAGCATGCGCACCAGCAGGCAGGCGGCCAGCGTCGCGCCACTGCCCAGGGCCAGCATCGGCCACTGGTCTCCGAGCGGCGTGGTAGCGAGGGGCGCCAGAGCCTCTCGAGTCCAGAGCCCGCCGGTCGCGAGTACGCCAAGCTGGCTCAGCAGGTGTAACGAGACCAGCAGGCCGCGGGGCAAGGGGCGGCGCATCAGCAACAGATTGCGCATCGAAAACGTCTCCACTGACGGGGATGGGGGCGGGCCATGACCGCAGTGATGGGTCTGGGGATGCCTTCCTGGGGGCGGGGATTCTAGCACAGCGCCCCGGTCACGCATCCTGTCGCCACTGGCCGACGAGTCGCAGTTGACGCCCTCCCGGGCCCTTGCCACGCTCCATAGAGGGTACAGATGCTGGACGAGGCCGTTTCACTCAACCGAGGAACTGCGATGACAACCTATATTCTGGTGGCCGATGCCGCCCGGGCGCGGGTCTTCACCCGGGATGCGCTCACGCTGGTCGAGCATGACAGCCTGGTGCATGCCGAGGGACGCCTGCACGAGGGGGATCTGGTCACCGACAACGGGGGAGACGTGCATCAGTCGTCGACCACGGCCGCCAGCGCCTCCGGGGGAGAGAACGTGGCCACCCAGCATCACGCCGAGCGCTTCGCCAAGGAAGTCGCCGAGCGCCTCTACCGGGCCCGGGTCGAGAACGACCTGGAGAAGCTGATCCTGGTGGCGCCGCCACGCTTCCTCGGTCAGCTGCGCGACAAGCTCGATGGCCCGACGGCCCACCGGGTGATTCATAGCCTTTCCAAGGATCTGTCCAAGGCCAGCCTCGCCACCATTCAGGAGGCAGTCAGCGACCTGCGCTAGATAGTTTCGCATCGCCTGCATGGCCGGTCGGCGACTCAAGAAACGGGCGCCCTTGCCGATAGGCCAGATATGGCAAACACCTTAATACTCAGCTGTTTGCGACCGAATAACACAACATCCGGCTACTCGAGGGCGCCCCTCCATGTTTTCCTCCCTCCGCAAGCGCATCCTGATCATCACCCTGGCGGTCATCGCCCTGGCGCTGGTGATCAATGCCACCGTCAGTTATCTGACCGTCGAGTCCCACGACCGGCAACAGGTTGCCGAGCAGCTCGGCTCGATCGCCTCCGGCAATGCCATGGCGATCGAGGAATGGGTCGCCGCCCGCACCAGCATGGTCGAAGCGGCCCGTACGCCGGTGCAGGGCGACGCGCCGGTCACGGCGTTGATCCAGCTGGCCGAGTCCGGCGGTTTCCTGTCGACCTATCTCGGCAAGCCGGATGGGTCCCTGACCACCTCGGACGGCTGGGTGCCGCCCGATGACTACGATCCGCGCCAGCGCGGCTGGTACCTCGCCGCCACCGAGCAGGACGCGACCATCGTGTCGCCGCCCTATGTGGACGCCAACAGTGGCCGGGTGGTGGTCACCTTCGCCACGCCGGTCAGGCGCGGCGGCCGCCTGCATGGGGTGATCGGGGGTGATGTGGTCATCGACAAGCTGATCGGTCAGGTAAACGGCATTCAGCCGACGCCGTCGAGCTTCGCCTTCCTGAGCCGCGGCGGGGAGACCCTGATCGCCCACCCCGATGCCGAGCTGACCCTCGAGCCGCTGGTCCGCATCAGCGAGGCCCTGACGCCGGCCGCCGTTGCGCGCCTGGGCGATACCCGCAATGACTGGCTGTCGGTGATAGTCGGTGGGGAGCGCAAGCGACTGTCCGTGACCCCCATCGCCGGCACCGACTGGCATCTCGGGGTGGCACTGGACGAGGCCGAGGCCACCGCCGGCATGCAGGCCATTCTCGAGTCTTCCCTGATGACGCTGGTGATCATCATCGCCATCACCGCACTGCTGCTGGGCCTGTGGCTGAAGCGCACCTTCGCCGGCCTGGAGCGGGCACGCGATGCCCTGGAAGACATCGCCAGCGGCGAGGGCGACCTGACCCGACGCCTGCCGGAGCAGGGGCGCGACGAGGTGGCGCAGATCGCCGCCGCCTTCAACCGCTTCGTCGCCAAGATGCACGACGTATTGCTCGACGTGCGCGACAGCAGCGAATCGGTGCGTATTGCCGCCACCGAGATCGCCGACGGCGGCCAGGATCTGTCCCGGCGCACCGAGAACGCCGCCTCGAGCCTGCAGCAGACCTCGGCCTCGATGGAGGAGATCACCAGCACCGTCGAGCACACCGCCGAGTCGTCTCGCCAGGCCAACGGCCTCAGCGAGTCCGCCTCCCAGATCGCCCGCCGCGGCGGCGAGGCGGTTGGCCAGGTGGTCGATACCATGCAGGGCATCCGCGACTCCGCTGCCCAGATCAGCGAGATCGTTACGGTGATGGATGGCATCGCCTTCCAGACCAACCTCCTGGCGCTGAACGCCTCGGTGGAGGCGGCCCGGGCCGGCGAGCAGGGCCGCGGCTTCGCGGTGGTGGCCGGCGAGGTGCGAAAGCTGGCTTCACGCAGTGCCGAGGCCGCCAAGCAGATCAAGGGGCTGATCGACACCTCCAGCGCTCGCACCGAGGAGGGCGCCGCCCAGGTGCGGGCCGCCGGCGAGACCATGGAGGAGATCGTTCAAAGCGTGACGCGAGTGACCGACGTGCTGGGCGAGATCACCGCCGCCACCGGCGAGCAGAGCGACGGTATCGGCCAGGTCAACGTCGCGGTCTCGGAGCTCGACCGCATGACCCAGCAGAACGCCGCTCTGGTCGAGGAATCCACCACCGCCGCCGAGCAGCTCAAGGATCAGGCGGATCGTCTGGCCGAGGCGGTGGCCGGCTTCACCCTGCGCGAGAGGACCTCCGACGCCGCGCACGGCGAGCAGCCCCGGCTGGTCGAACGTGATGGTCAGTCTCAGCCACGCCCGCGCCTCGATTACGCCTGAGTCACGGGCCCTTCCTTTCTATCGAGCCCTTTCTTACATCGCCATATCCCACTCCTCACCCCACCCCTGGCCATCGCATGGCCGGGGTGGGGTGCGCCCTCGCGTCACCTTTATGTCGCGTTCTTTCCCCAGTCGGTGTGCGTTCACTCCGCTATGCACCATCATGGAGCAAGATTCGCCGACTGCGCCTAAAGTCGTGCCTGCCGTCGCCGATAGCATGGGTGCCGACGGCAAGGCCAGGAAGGCCTGCCGCGTCCGACTTCACTGCATAGCGAGACTCTCTTCATGCTGTCCTCCCTTCGTCTGCGCATTCTGGCGGTCACCCTGGTGGTGGTCGCCCTGGCGCTGATCATCAATGCCTCTGTCAGCTACCTGACTCTCGAGACTCACAACGAAGCGCAGATCGGCCAACAGCTCGATGCGGTAGCCAGTGGCAATGCTCGAGCCATCGAGGAGTGGACCCGGGCTCGTGCCGATATGATGGAAGCGACCCGCGAGCCGGTGATGGGCGATGACCCGCTCACCGCCCTGATCCAGTTGGCCGAGTCCGGCGGCTTCCTGTCCGCCTATATCGGGCGCCCCGATGGCAGCATCATGACCTCCGATGGCTGGGACGCTCCCGACGACTTCGATTCGACAACCCGTGGCTGGTACACCGATGCGGTCGCCCGTGACGACACGATCATCTCCCGGCCCTTCGTCGATGCCGTCAGCGGCAAGCAGGTGGTCTCCTTTGCCACCCCGGTCAAGCGCGACGGTCGCCTCGCCGGGGTCATCGGGGCGGATGTGGTGATCGATGACCTGATTGCCGAGGTAGCGGCGATTCGCCCGACCCCGTCGAGTTTCGCCTTCCTGAGCCGCGGCGGCGAGACCCTGATCGCCCACCCCGACGCCGAGCTGATCCAGCAGCGGCTGACGGCGGTCAGCGATAGCCTGACACCCGAGCTCATCGCACGGCTGGGGCATCAGGCTGATGCCTGGGAGCCCGTTCGCATCGACGGCGACGCCAAGCGGCTCGTCGTGGCACCGGTCGCCGGCACTGACTGGGAGCTTGGCGTGGTGCTGGATGAGGACGAAGCCACCGCCGGCCTGCGAGCCGTGCTCGAGTCTGCCGTGATGACGCTGGTGATCATCGCTGCCATCACCGCCCTGCTGCTGGGCCTGTGGCTGAAGCGCGCCTTCGCCGGCCTGGAGCGGGCACGCGATGCCCTGGAAGACATCGCCAGCGGCGAGGGCGACCTGACCCGGCGCCTGCCGGAGCAGGGGCGCGACGAGGTGGCGCAGATCGCCGCCGCCTTCAACCGCTTCATCGCCAAGATGCACGACGTGCTGCTCGACGTGCGCGACAGCAGCGAATCGGTGCGCATTGCCGCCACCGAGATCGCCGACGGCGGCCAGGATCTGTCCCGGCGCACCGAGAACGCCGCCTCGAGCCTGCAGCAGACCTCGGCCTCGATGGAGGAGATCACCAGCACCGTCGAGCACACCGCCGAGTCGTCTCGCCAGGCCAACGGCCTCAGCGAGTCCGCCTCCCAGGTCGCCCGTCGCGGCGGCGAGGCGGTCGGCCAGGTGGTCGATACCATGCAGGGCATCCGCGACTCCGCGGCCCAGATCAGCGAGATCGTCACGGTGATGGATGGCATCGCCTTCCAGACCAACCTCTTGGCGCTCAATGCCTCGGTGGAGGCGGCCCGGGCCGGTGAGCAGGGCCGCGGCTTCGCGGTGGTGGCCGGCGAAGTGCGAAAGCTGGCTTCACGCAGTGCCGAGGCCGCCAAGCAGATCAAGGGGCTGATCGATACCTCCAGCGTCCGCACCGAGGAGGGCGCCGCCCAGGTGCGGGCCGCCGGCGAGACCATGGAGGAGATCGTCGCAAGCGTGACTCGGGTGACCGACGTGCTGGGCGAGATCACCGCCGCCACCGGCGAGCAGAGCGACGGCATCGGCCAGGTCAACGTCGCGGTCTCGGAGCTCGACCGCATGACCCAGCAGAACGCCGCTCTGGTCGAGGAGTCCACCACCGCCGCCGAGCAGCTCAAGGGTCAGGCGGATCGTCTGGCCGAGGCGGTGGCCGGCTTCACCCTGCGCGAGAGGGATCAGGGTGATCACCGCTCGGCCATGCCACGGCTGACTTGAGCGTGGTGACCCACTGCCTATTTGTCCTAAGAGAATCAATTTGATGCGTTTCAAATCTCTGCGGTCCTTCGTCACCCTGCTGGTGGGGACCTGTATCTTGATCGTGGTCGCCGCGCTGGTGAGCTATGCGATGATGGCCAATTCCCGCTCCCAGACCCTGGTCGAGGCTCGCACCGGCGAGCTGTTGCGCGAGAATGCACGGGAGCGACTGATGGCGCTGGCCGAGGCCCAGAGTCAGGATGTTCAGCGTCGACTCGAGCGGGCCCTGCTGCTGGCTGAGCAGTTGGCCGATACCAATGCCCTGATGGGGCAGCGCGACGAGGACGGCCAGGCCCGTGTGGTATTGAGCCGCTACGAGCTCTCGAACCTGGCGCGTAATCTGGTGGTCCAGAATCCCGACCTGCTGGATGCCT
The genomic region above belongs to Halomonas sp. YLGW01 and contains:
- a CDS encoding amino acid ABC transporter substrate-binding protein produces the protein MLHNNKKTLLCSATALVATLLATGTAQAGETFDAVKERGQVVCGVSTGLPGFSSPDDQGNWEGIDVDVCHGVAAAVFGDASKVQFVPLNAKERFTALQSGEIDVLSRNTTWTATRDTTLGLNFTGVSFYDGQGFLVKKDLGVDSAKQLDGAAFCVQSGTTTELNLADYFQANDMSFEPVVFDTSDQTVGGFEAGRCDVLTSDTSQLNALRIKLADPDGAKVLPEVISKEPLGPVVRQGDDQWFNAVKWTLFAMLNAEEMGISSENADELKDSDAPGIARFMGSEGDFGKAMGLPADWAYNVVSQVGNYAEVFDRNVGANSPLNIERGINALWTDGGVQYAPPIR
- a CDS encoding amino acid ABC transporter permease encodes the protein MTTPSSPPPRGETPPFWRDPAKRALLFQALMLAALFAVIGFIVGNTLDNLDARGITTGFGFLDNTAGFGIVQSLIDYTPQSTYGRTFVVGLLNTLLVSALGILLATVIGFLMGIARLSPNWLIARLAGAYVEIFRNIPLLLQIFFWYFAVLRSLPSPRNSMSLGEAVFLNIRGLVVPAPVGESGLVWTFVALAVAVIAALVLVRWNRRRQEATGERLPAGWIAVGLIVGLPALTFGASGMPLDWDIPTLGGFNFSGGITVLPELLALWLALSIYTGAFIAEIVRSGIQAVSHGQTEAARALSLSGGMTLRLVVIPQAMRVIIPPLTSQYLNLIKNSSLATAIGYPDLVSVFAGTTLNQTGQAIEVIMMTMAVYLTLSLLVSMFMNWFNARMALVER
- a CDS encoding amino acid ABC transporter permease; translation: MTLNTTMVDARPAPKRSIGAIAWLRANLFQGPINSVLSLLAIWALITGLTPLIQWAIIDADWIGTSREACSSGGACWVFISARFEQFIYGFYPSELRWRVNLTFVLFAVLIAWLALPRLPAKKLAAVVTLVAFPIVAFYLLHGGSFGMPAVPTHRWGGLMLTLVLAVVGIVAALPIGVVLALGRQSKMPIIKSVSVVFIEFWRGVPLITVLFMASVMLPLFVPTEVDMDKLVRALIGITLFQSAYMAEVVRGGLQAIPKGQEEAAAALGMGYWKRMGLIVLPQALKMMIPGIVNTFIALFKDTSLVLIIGLFDLLAIVQAALADADWLGYSIEGYVFVALVFWVFCFGMSRYSQYLERKLHTGH
- a CDS encoding amino acid ABC transporter ATP-binding protein, producing the protein MVEMRGLNKWYGDFHVLRDINLTVQRGERIVICGPSGSGKSTMIRCINHLEEHQQGEIVVNGMAMTQDVKRIEQIRHHVGMVFQHFNLFPHLTVLENCSLAPIWVQKKPRREAEALAMQYLERVRIAEQAHKYPGQLSGGQQQRVAIARSLCMHPEVMLFDEPTSALDPEMIKEVLDVMVELAEEGMTMLCVTHEMGFAKTVADRVIFMDQGQIIEENAPEPFFNNPQSERTQLFLSQILGH
- a CDS encoding host attachment protein, whose protein sequence is MTTYILVADAARARVFTRDALTLVEHDSLVHAEGRLHEGDLVTDNGGDVHQSSTTAASASGGENVATQHHAERFAKEVAERLYRARVENDLEKLILVAPPRFLGQLRDKLDGPTAHRVIHSLSKDLSKASLATIQEAVSDLR
- a CDS encoding methyl-accepting chemotaxis protein; protein product: MFSSLRKRILIITLAVIALALVINATVSYLTVESHDRQQVAEQLGSIASGNAMAIEEWVAARTSMVEAARTPVQGDAPVTALIQLAESGGFLSTYLGKPDGSLTTSDGWVPPDDYDPRQRGWYLAATEQDATIVSPPYVDANSGRVVVTFATPVRRGGRLHGVIGGDVVIDKLIGQVNGIQPTPSSFAFLSRGGETLIAHPDAELTLEPLVRISEALTPAAVARLGDTRNDWLSVIVGGERKRLSVTPIAGTDWHLGVALDEAEATAGMQAILESSLMTLVIIIAITALLLGLWLKRTFAGLERARDALEDIASGEGDLTRRLPEQGRDEVAQIAAAFNRFVAKMHDVLLDVRDSSESVRIAATEIADGGQDLSRRTENAASSLQQTSASMEEITSTVEHTAESSRQANGLSESASQIARRGGEAVGQVVDTMQGIRDSAAQISEIVTVMDGIAFQTNLLALNASVEAARAGEQGRGFAVVAGEVRKLASRSAEAAKQIKGLIDTSSARTEEGAAQVRAAGETMEEIVQSVTRVTDVLGEITAATGEQSDGIGQVNVAVSELDRMTQQNAALVEESTTAAEQLKDQADRLAEAVAGFTLRERTSDAAHGEQPRLVERDGQSQPRPRLDYA
- a CDS encoding methyl-accepting chemotaxis protein codes for the protein MLSSLRLRILAVTLVVVALALIINASVSYLTLETHNEAQIGQQLDAVASGNARAIEEWTRARADMMEATREPVMGDDPLTALIQLAESGGFLSAYIGRPDGSIMTSDGWDAPDDFDSTTRGWYTDAVARDDTIISRPFVDAVSGKQVVSFATPVKRDGRLAGVIGADVVIDDLIAEVAAIRPTPSSFAFLSRGGETLIAHPDAELIQQRLTAVSDSLTPELIARLGHQADAWEPVRIDGDAKRLVVAPVAGTDWELGVVLDEDEATAGLRAVLESAVMTLVIIAAITALLLGLWLKRAFAGLERARDALEDIASGEGDLTRRLPEQGRDEVAQIAAAFNRFIAKMHDVLLDVRDSSESVRIAATEIADGGQDLSRRTENAASSLQQTSASMEEITSTVEHTAESSRQANGLSESASQVARRGGEAVGQVVDTMQGIRDSAAQISEIVTVMDGIAFQTNLLALNASVEAARAGEQGRGFAVVAGEVRKLASRSAEAAKQIKGLIDTSSVRTEEGAAQVRAAGETMEEIVASVTRVTDVLGEITAATGEQSDGIGQVNVAVSELDRMTQQNAALVEESTTAAEQLKGQADRLAEAVAGFTLRERDQGDHRSAMPRLT